Proteins encoded together in one Apus apus isolate bApuApu2 chromosome Z, bApuApu2.pri.cur, whole genome shotgun sequence window:
- the S1PR3 gene encoding sphingosine 1-phosphate receptor 3, with protein MMAAVTIPPDALVSPQGNEEMDSLIVLHYNYTGKLILREKATDNIDLPAIAFLILCSFIVLENLMVLIAIWKNNKFHNRMYFFIGNLALCDLLAGIVYKVNILMSGKKTLSLSSTVWFIREGSMFVALGASTFSLLAIAIERHLTMIKMRPYDANKKYRVFLLIGTCWLISISLGALPILGWNCINNLADCSTILPLYSKKYVVFCISIFIAILAAIVILYARIYILVKSSSRNVTNHNNSERSMALLRTVVIVVSVFIACWSPLFILFLIDVACRVKECSILYKANWFIALAVINSAMNPIIYTLASKEMRRAFFRLVCGCLVKSQVARSLPIQPTPDHSRSKSSSSNTQKPKEDFPQINVSSCIAEKNESSFHNGNFCTATAWGCVRNSHWEEVQRLGQDLIFWQWDSTLLPSPSTFADERGKVRYKRIMLKGISPCIPDPVLGVEGKPLQFGRPFNFPGAPDLLF; from the exons ATGATGGCAGCAGTTACCATACCACCTGATGCTCTTGTTAGCCCTCAAGGAAATGAAGAGATGGACTCTCTGATCGTACTACATTATAATTACACAGGAAAGCTCATTCTAAGGGAAAAAGCTACTGATAACATTGACCTGCCTGCTATTGCATTTCTTATCCTATGTAGTTTCATAGTCCTGGAAAACTTGATGGTATTGATTGCCATATGGAAAAACAATAAATTTCACAACCGCATGTACTTTTTTATTGGCAATCTAGCTCTCTGTGATCTTTTAGCTGGGATTGTTTACAAAGTAAACATTCTTATGTCTGGGAAGAAAACCCTGAGTTTGTCCTCCACGGTCTGGTTCATTAGGGAAGGCAGTATGTTTGTTGCCCTGGGAGCCTCCACTTTCAGTTTATTAGCAATAGCTATTGAGCGGCATTTAACCATGATTAAAATGAGGCCTTAcgatgcaaataaaaaatatagagTGTTCCTTCTCATTGGTACATGCTGGCTTATTTCAATTTCCTTGGGGGCCTTACCCATCCTTGGCTGGAATTGTATAAACAACTTAGCAGATTGCTCAACAATTTTGCCTCTATACTCTAAGAAGTATGTGGTGTTCTGCATTAGTATATTCATAGCCATTTTGGCTGCCATTGTCATCCTTTATGCTCGTATCTACATCCTGGTAAAGTCCAGCAGTCGTAATGTCACTAATCACAATAACTCAGAGAGGTCCATGGCACTCCTTAGGACTGTTGTGATAGTTGTTAGTGTCTTTATTGCCTGTTGGTCACCGCTGTTCATTCTGTTCCTTATCGACGTGGCCTGCAGAGTCAAAGAGTGCTCTATCTTGTACAAAGCCAACTGGTTTATTGCTCTGGCAGTCATCAATTCTGCAATGAATCCCATCATCTACACTCTGGCCAGTAAAGAAATGCGTCGGGCTTTCTTTCGCCTTGTTTGTGGCTGCCTGGTGAAATCCCAGGTGGCCAGATCTTTGCCTATTCAGCCCACGCCAGATCACAGTCGAAGtaaatccagcagcagcaatacCCAGAAGCCAAAGGAAGATTTCCCACAAATTAATGTTTCCTCATGTATTGCTGAGAAAAATGAATCTTCATTTCACAATGGAAACTTCT GCACTGCCACAGCATGGGGTTGTGTTAGAAATTCTCACTGGGAAGAAGTCCAGCGACTGGGACAAGATCTCATTTTCTGGCAATGGGACTCTACACTCTTACCATCTCCAAGCACTTTTGCAGATGAAAGAGGAAAGGTGCGGTACAAGAGGATCATGCTGAAGGGCATATCTCCATGTATACCTGACCCTGTCTTGGGTGTGGAAGGAAAGCCTCTTCAGTTTGGAAGACCTTTcaactttcctggagccccAGACTTACTCTTTTGA